Proteins from a single region of Candidatus Thermoplasmatota archaeon:
- a CDS encoding DMT family transporter produces the protein MDARRKGWIAIVVSAVSFGGVAVLGKLALSAGMTVPALLFWRWLVAAVALAPVAWLALEGRGVSRRALLGGFALGAVGYAGTSGVYVSSLPHIAAALASFLLFTSPAIVAALSALLGERLSPRGLAALALALAGLALLAFGPGVAASLVGVALAVLSAFIYAGTIVAGRRIVADEEPLVVATGIMAGAAVAFGVFGAATGSWGLPSDFATWGVVLAMGIVSTALSVGAFYVALPLIGAPRAALASTLEPVSTAAVAFIVLGETLAVPQLAGAALVLAAVALLATERPAAAAPT, from the coding sequence GTGGACGCGCGTCGCAAGGGCTGGATCGCGATCGTCGTGAGCGCGGTGTCGTTCGGCGGCGTCGCGGTCCTCGGCAAGCTCGCGCTTTCGGCCGGCATGACGGTGCCCGCGCTCCTGTTCTGGCGCTGGCTCGTGGCGGCGGTCGCGCTCGCCCCCGTTGCGTGGCTCGCGCTCGAGGGCCGCGGCGTCTCGCGCCGAGCGCTTCTCGGCGGTTTCGCCCTCGGGGCCGTCGGCTATGCCGGCACGTCAGGCGTCTACGTCTCGTCGCTGCCCCACATCGCGGCCGCCCTCGCGAGCTTCCTCCTCTTCACGAGCCCCGCGATCGTCGCCGCGCTCTCCGCGCTCCTCGGCGAGCGGCTCTCGCCCCGCGGGCTCGCGGCCCTCGCGCTCGCGCTTGCGGGCCTCGCGCTCCTCGCGTTCGGCCCGGGCGTCGCCGCGTCGCTCGTCGGCGTCGCGCTCGCCGTGCTCTCCGCATTCATCTACGCGGGCACCATCGTCGCCGGCCGACGCATCGTCGCGGACGAGGAGCCGCTCGTCGTCGCGACCGGCATCATGGCGGGGGCCGCCGTCGCCTTCGGCGTCTTTGGCGCCGCCACCGGATCCTGGGGGCTGCCTTCGGATTTCGCGACGTGGGGCGTCGTTCTCGCGATGGGCATCGTGAGCACGGCCTTGAGCGTCGGGGCGTTCTACGTCGCGCTCCCCCTCATCGGCGCGCCGCGCGCGGCCCTCGCGAGCACGCTCGAGCCCGTGAGCACGGCCGCGGTCGCGTTCATCGTCCTGGGCGAAACGCTCGCCGTCCCGCAGCTTGCGGGCGCGGCCCTCGTCCTCGCGGCCGTCGCGCTCCTTGCGACGGAACGGCCCGCGGCGGCGGCCCCGACGTGA